GTCACCGAATTGTGTTCTTCATGGCACAGTCGGCAAGCGATCTCTTTCCGCCCTCCGATCTTAAACTTTTTGAAGAATTTCCTTCTTCTTCACGCTCAGCGTGGGAGCAGGAAATCGCCCGCACACTTGAAAAACAGGGAAAGGCCGGCCTTTCTCTGAACTGGGCTCTTCCGGACGGCATCTCACTCCCCCCTTTTTTACTTGAAGAGGATCTGGCCGAGTTGCCTTTTATCGGCGACTTTCCTGGCGTTTACCCGTTCACGAGGTCGACGCAGCGCGGCGGTCAGACGTGGTCGGCGCAGTATCCGCTGCAAGGGGACGGCAGTCTTGCCGATCGTCTGAGCGAGGCGCAGCGTCGCGGAGCGGATGGCGTGACGCTATTCGTCGGCGGAACGTTCCCGGCCGTCCCTTACGGCAGAGGACGTAACGACGCGGCCGCCGCTCTTGCACAGAGCGAGCTTCCCGTGCAGTGCGTCGGTTCGACCGCCGACCTTGTCGCGTTAGTCGGCGCATTGAAAAGTGGATCTGTTAAAAATACGAATTCATCGATTCTCATCGACCCCTTCTCGGACGTCCTGATCGGCGGCGACTTTGCTCTGAACGAAGCCGATATTTACGGCGCCATAAAGGCCGCTTTCGCGCAGATGAAGATTCCGGTCGGCGCCGTAAGGGCCGATCTCTTTCATAATGCCGGCGCCACTCCTGCCCTGGAGCTCGGCCTGACTCTTTCTGCGGCGGCCGATCTTGTTTCTGCTTTAGTCGACGCCGGTATGTCGCCGGTCGATGCTCTGAGTTGTATAACGCTCTTTCAACCTGTCGGAGCCCTTTATTTCGTCGAGATGGCGAAGTTCCGGGCGACGCGAAGGCTTTCGGCTATGGTTGCAAAAGGCTTCGGCGTGACGTCGTACGAAAGACCGGTGCTTGCTCAGTCCGCCGTGACGTCGCTTTTCAACGTCAGTCTCTATGATCCTTATACGAACATGCTGCGCGTCTGTACCGAGGCGATGTCGGCCGTTCTGGGCGGCGCCTCTTCGGTGCTTGTACTGCCTCTTGATGCACCGTTCGATCGGGACGATGAATTTACCCGACGCATGGCGATCAATACGCAGCTTGTACTGCGTCATGAAAGCTATCTTGATCGCGTATCTGATCCGGCCGGCGGATCGTATTATATCGAAGCGGCCACAGATCAGATTGCAGAGGCCGCCTGGAAGATATTCTTAGAGATCGAAGCCGAAGGCGGATATCGCAAGGCCCTCGAGAAGGGCAGCGTCCAGGCCCGTCTCAAGCAGGCCGGCGAACAGCGTCTGGATGCCCTGGCTCGTCGTAAAGAGATTCAGCTCGGCGTGAATCAGTTCCCGAACAATACCGAAATCCTGCGAGATTCCGAGTATAAAGACGCCTCTATTCCGGCGTTACCCGAAGCGAAGCAAGGGCGTTATGCGTCGGCGCCGATCTTCAGAGGGGCCGTGCCCTTCGAGCGTCTGCGACTGCAGACCGA
This region of Leptonema illini DSM 21528 genomic DNA includes:
- a CDS encoding methylmalonyl-CoA mutase family protein — encoded protein: MAQSASDLFPPSDLKLFEEFPSSSRSAWEQEIARTLEKQGKAGLSLNWALPDGISLPPFLLEEDLAELPFIGDFPGVYPFTRSTQRGGQTWSAQYPLQGDGSLADRLSEAQRRGADGVTLFVGGTFPAVPYGRGRNDAAAALAQSELPVQCVGSTADLVALVGALKSGSVKNTNSSILIDPFSDVLIGGDFALNEADIYGAIKAAFAQMKIPVGAVRADLFHNAGATPALELGLTLSAAADLVSALVDAGMSPVDALSCITLFQPVGALYFVEMAKFRATRRLSAMVAKGFGVTSYERPVLAQSAVTSLFNVSLYDPYTNMLRVCTEAMSAVLGGASSVLVLPLDAPFDRDDEFTRRMAINTQLVLRHESYLDRVSDPAGGSYYIEAATDQIAEAAWKIFLEIEAEGGYRKALEKGSVQARLKQAGEQRLDALARRKEIQLGVNQFPNNTEILRDSEYKDASIPALPEAKQGRYASAPIFRGAVPFERLRLQTEEFAKKGHRPFVQLLPFGNLSMQRARAAFIGNFFGCAGFAVNDPGSLETPEACLAFAKEAAAKQKIDAFVLCSADAEYLPAATAIMAELKAIGVPVILAGNPAEVEALKSSGIEDFIHVRRNVYETLSEYQKRFCA